In Chroicocephalus ridibundus chromosome 12, bChrRid1.1, whole genome shotgun sequence, a single genomic region encodes these proteins:
- the CTSA gene encoding lysosomal protective protein isoform X2: MGPVLLCALLLLGLSRAAPPGHEVTFLPGLAKQPSFRHFSGYLCAGPGKHLHYWFVEAQSNPQSSPLVLWLNGGPGCSSMEGFLKEHGPFLIQPDGVTLKYNDYAWNKIANVLYVESPAGVGFSYSDDKKYATNDTEVAHNNYLALKDFLRLFPEYSKNDLFLTGESYGGVYIPTLAEWVMQDPSLNLKGIAVGNGLSSYEINDNSLVYFAYYHGLLGTELWKDLQAFCCSQGKCNFHDNSNLNCTLKMEETIQIIEESGLNIYNLYAPCDGGVPGSMRYEGDSLITHDLGNSFIRMPMKFSWRQNLFRMPVARNKVRMDPPCTNSTAPRTYLNCPEVRKALHISPDAPEWQVCSFEVNRSYKRLYMQMNDQYLKLLGATKYRILVYNGDVDMACNFLGDEWFVDSLCQKVQVARRPWLYTEGGVNQIGGFVKEFTNIAFLTVKGAGHMVPTDRPLAAFTMFSRFIKNEPY, translated from the exons ATGGGGCCGGTGCTGCTGtgcgcgctgctgctgctggggctgagccggGCCGCCCCCCCGGGCCACGAGGTGACCTTCCTGCCGGGGCTGGCCAAGCAACCCTCCTTCCGCCACTTCTCGGGCTACCTCTGCGCCGGGCCGGGCAAGCACCTGCACTACTG GTTTGTGGAGGCCCAGAGCAAcccccagagcagccccctgGTGCTGTGGCTGAACGGGGGCCCCGGCTGCAGCTCCATGGAAGGATTCCTGAAGGAGCACGGCCCCTTCCTG ATCCAGCCCGACGGGGTCACGCTGAAGTATAACGACTACGCCTGGAACAAG ATTGCCAATGTGCTCTACGTGGAGTCCCCCGCTGGTGTCGGCTTCTCGTACTCTGATGACAAGAAGTACGCCACAAATGACACCGAG GTCGCTCACAACAACTACCTGGCGCTGAAGGATTTCCTCCGGCTCTTCCCCGAGTACTCCAAGAACGATCTCTTCCTCACAGGGGAGAGCTATGGGGGGGTCTATATCCCCACGCTGGCGGAGTGGGTGATGCAGGACCCCAGTCTCAACCTGAAG GGAATCGCTGTGGGAAATGGCCTCTCCTCCTACGAGATCAATGACAACTCCCTGGTTTACTTTGCCTATTACCACGGCCTGCTGGGGACTGA GCTGTGGAAGGATTTGCAGGCCTTCTGCTGCTCCCAAGGGAAGTGCAACTTCCATGACAACTCCAACCTGAACTGCACGCTCAAG ATGGAGGAGACTATTCAGATCATAGAGGAGTCCGGCCTCAACATCTACAACCTCTACGCCCCGTGTGATGGCGGTGTTCCTGGGAGCATGAG GTATGAGGGTGACTCTCTCATCACACATGACCTGGGCAACTCCTTCATCCGGATGCCGATGAAGTTCTCCTGGCGGCAG AACCTGTTCCGGATGCCGGTAGCCCGGAATAAGGTCCGGATGGACCCTCCTTGCACGAACTCCACAGCCCCCAGGACATATCTAAACTGCCCGGAGGTGAGGAAGGCTCTCCACATCTCCCCTGACGCCCCGGAGTGGCAGGTGTGCAG CTTTGAGGTGAACCGCAGCTACAAGCGCCTGTACATGCAGATGAACGACCAGTACCTGAAGCTGCTTGGAGCCACG AAATACCGGATCCTGGTGTACAATGGGGATGTCGACATGGCCTGCAACTTCCTTGGGGATGAGTGGTTTGTGGATTCGCTGTGCCAGAAG GTGCAGGTAGCTCGCCGGCCCTGGCTCTACACTGAAGGAGGCGTGAACCAGATCGGGGGCTTCGTGAAGGAATTCACCAACATCGCCTTCCTCACCGTCAAG GGAGCCGG
- the ZSWIM1 gene encoding zinc finger SWIM domain-containing protein 1 isoform X3 → MAQAPPGPSLRSLVAYELGESGSMASVSFQSAAMGGVFACFPRVLLVHRAGEPAGRALYIFLVAGPAPAQGGGMARVVHLAIPRGESAGSLARMYGAFRAFNPACAQTQLLLVDPDLPQRPALAQAFPAAEVQLSVFHLCKRLQVQIQQLTLEGRAERLILATLSDTMYAATKSNRRKMHALLRDLVTPDLLPRLHIDWLLDDEIWATHRERTWGESIYYLRDLEMVTQGLSEVFSAGLSLESCITSLAQHYQECVSKSPPDAVMCSAPHPHHHAVQVAPQSLPASGLPLTPLVCQSKPSQSSVQASLTMIGGQQQQPVAASLTAGKSPVILLQSPLADPQFPRALQQQPEAPQALLQSEPVSPQFSLDPSSPAAKLEATENAEGDSNEEINRRTEECIKQSLRDICTEPAAWLCLSEFAVVQKSVQLIGTGEDALTIQVLEDAYTVDLKGLSSCTCHFNQVFQLPCRHILAVLNSDRKTLQPEMLSRQWQKGSDAHQAERDSADGLLEILKSSWDESLDKSLLVSFLTEEISQLLTHCSREEFECSWTPTRNKTAPRMIFKP, encoded by the exons aTGGCGCAGGCCCCGCCAGGCCCGAGCCTCCGCTCCCTGGTGGCCTACGAGCTGGGGGAGAGCGGCAGCATGGCCTCCGTCAGCTTCCAGAGCGCCGCCATGGGGGGCGTCTTTGCCTGCTTCCCCCGGGTGCTGCTGGTGCACCGGGCCGGTGAGCCGGCGGGCCGGGCCCTCTACATCTTCCTGGTGGCCGGGCCAGCCCCGGCGCAGGGGGGCGGCATGGCCAGGGTGGTGCATCTCGCCATCCCGCGGGGTGAGTCGGCGGGAAGCCTGGCCCGCATGTACGGGGCGTTCAGGGCCTTCAACCCCGCCTGTGCCCAGACCCAGCTCCTCCTGGTGGACCCCGACCTCCCCCAGCGGCCAGCACTCGCTCAGGCCTTTCCCGCGGCAGAGGTGCAGCTCTCCGTCTTCCACCTCTGCAAGCGCCTGCAGGTGCAGATCCAGCAGCTGACCTTGGAGGGCCGTGCTGAGCGCCTGATCCTGGCCACCCTGAGCGACACCATGTACGCAGCCACCAAGAGCAACCGCAGGAAGATGCATGCCCTCCTGAGGGACCTCGTGACACCAGACTTGCTACCTCGGCTCCATATTGACTGGCTGCTTGATGATGAGATCTGGGCCACACACagggaaaggacctggggggagAGCATTTACTACTTGAGGGACCTGGAGATGGTCACCCAGGGGCTAAGCGAGGTTTTCAGCGCTGGGCTCTCTCTGGAGAGCTGCATCACCTCCTTAGCCCAGCACTACCAAGAGTGTGTTTCTAAGAGCCCTCCTGATGCTGTGAtgtgctctgctccccatcctcATCACCATGCTGTTCAGGTAGCTCCTCAAAGCCTACCTGCCTCAGGTCTACCTCTCACTCCTCTGGTGTGCCAGAGTAAGCCATCTCAGAGCTCTGTCCAGGCCTCCCTCACCATGATAGgaggtcagcagcagcagccagtggCAGCCTCTCTCACAGCTGGTAAGAGTCCTGTGATTCTTCTCCAGAGTCCACTGGCAGATCCTCAGTTCCCCAGggctcttcagcagcagccagaagctCCCCAGGCTCTCCTCCAGAGCGAGCCTGTGAGCCCTCAGTTCTCATTAGATCCTTCATCTCCTGCAGCTAAACTGGAGGCCACAGAAAACGCAGAGGGTGACAGCAATGAGGAGATTAACCGAAGGACTGAAGAATGCATCAAGCAGTCTTTGAGGGATATTTGTACGGAGCCAGCTGCCTGGCTGTGCCTGAGTGAGTTTGCAGTGGTTCAGAAGTCTGTGCAGCTGATAGGCACAGGGGAGGATGCCCTCACCATACAGGTCCTGGAGGATGCCTACACGGTGGACCTGAAAGGCCTGAGCAGCTGCACTTGCCACTTCAACCAGGTCTTCCAGCTGCCCTGCCGGCACATCCTGGCTGTGCTGAATTCGGACAGGAAGACCTTGCAGCCAGAGATGCTCAGCAGACAGTGGCAGAAGGGAAGTGATGCCCATCAGGCCGAGCGAGACAGTGCTGATGGCCTCTTGGAGATCCTGAAGAGCTCCTGGGATGAGTCTTTGGATAAATCCCTGTTGGTGTCCTTCCTCACGGAGGAGATCAGCCAGCTTCTCACCCACTGCAGCAGGGAGGAGTTTGAGTGCAG CTGGACCCCGACCAGAAACAAAACTGCACCAAGAATGATTTTTAAACCCTGA
- the ZSWIM1 gene encoding zinc finger SWIM domain-containing protein 1 isoform X2, whose translation MAQAPPGPSLRSLVAYELGESGSMASVSFQSAAMGGVFACFPRVLLVHRAGEPAGRALYIFLVAGPAPAQGGGMARVVHLAIPRGESAGSLARMYGAFRAFNPACAQTQLLLVDPDLPQRPALAQAFPAAEVQLSVFHLCKRLQVQIQQLTLEGRAERLILATLSDTMYAATKSNRRKMHALLRDLVTPDLLPRLHIDWLLDDEIWATHRERTWGESIYYLRDLEMVTQGLSEVFSAGLSLESCITSLAQHYQECVSKSPPDAVMCSAPHPHHHAVQVAPQSLPASGLPLTPLVCQSKPSQSSVQASLTMIGGQQQQPVAASLTAGKSPVILLQSPLADPQFPRALQQQPEAPQALLQSEPVSPQFSLDPSSPAAKLEATENAEGDSNEEINRRTEECIKQSLRDICTEPAAWLCLSEFAVVQKSVQLIGTGEDALTIQVLEDAYTVDLKGLSSCTCHFNQVFQLPCRHILAVLNSDRKTLQPEMLSRQWQKGSDAHQAERDSADGLLEILKSSWDESLDKSLLVSFLTEEISQLLTHCSREEFECRYRTLRELADSWIGPYIKVKL comes from the coding sequence aTGGCGCAGGCCCCGCCAGGCCCGAGCCTCCGCTCCCTGGTGGCCTACGAGCTGGGGGAGAGCGGCAGCATGGCCTCCGTCAGCTTCCAGAGCGCCGCCATGGGGGGCGTCTTTGCCTGCTTCCCCCGGGTGCTGCTGGTGCACCGGGCCGGTGAGCCGGCGGGCCGGGCCCTCTACATCTTCCTGGTGGCCGGGCCAGCCCCGGCGCAGGGGGGCGGCATGGCCAGGGTGGTGCATCTCGCCATCCCGCGGGGTGAGTCGGCGGGAAGCCTGGCCCGCATGTACGGGGCGTTCAGGGCCTTCAACCCCGCCTGTGCCCAGACCCAGCTCCTCCTGGTGGACCCCGACCTCCCCCAGCGGCCAGCACTCGCTCAGGCCTTTCCCGCGGCAGAGGTGCAGCTCTCCGTCTTCCACCTCTGCAAGCGCCTGCAGGTGCAGATCCAGCAGCTGACCTTGGAGGGCCGTGCTGAGCGCCTGATCCTGGCCACCCTGAGCGACACCATGTACGCAGCCACCAAGAGCAACCGCAGGAAGATGCATGCCCTCCTGAGGGACCTCGTGACACCAGACTTGCTACCTCGGCTCCATATTGACTGGCTGCTTGATGATGAGATCTGGGCCACACACagggaaaggacctggggggagAGCATTTACTACTTGAGGGACCTGGAGATGGTCACCCAGGGGCTAAGCGAGGTTTTCAGCGCTGGGCTCTCTCTGGAGAGCTGCATCACCTCCTTAGCCCAGCACTACCAAGAGTGTGTTTCTAAGAGCCCTCCTGATGCTGTGAtgtgctctgctccccatcctcATCACCATGCTGTTCAGGTAGCTCCTCAAAGCCTACCTGCCTCAGGTCTACCTCTCACTCCTCTGGTGTGCCAGAGTAAGCCATCTCAGAGCTCTGTCCAGGCCTCCCTCACCATGATAGgaggtcagcagcagcagccagtggCAGCCTCTCTCACAGCTGGTAAGAGTCCTGTGATTCTTCTCCAGAGTCCACTGGCAGATCCTCAGTTCCCCAGggctcttcagcagcagccagaagctCCCCAGGCTCTCCTCCAGAGCGAGCCTGTGAGCCCTCAGTTCTCATTAGATCCTTCATCTCCTGCAGCTAAACTGGAGGCCACAGAAAACGCAGAGGGTGACAGCAATGAGGAGATTAACCGAAGGACTGAAGAATGCATCAAGCAGTCTTTGAGGGATATTTGTACGGAGCCAGCTGCCTGGCTGTGCCTGAGTGAGTTTGCAGTGGTTCAGAAGTCTGTGCAGCTGATAGGCACAGGGGAGGATGCCCTCACCATACAGGTCCTGGAGGATGCCTACACGGTGGACCTGAAAGGCCTGAGCAGCTGCACTTGCCACTTCAACCAGGTCTTCCAGCTGCCCTGCCGGCACATCCTGGCTGTGCTGAATTCGGACAGGAAGACCTTGCAGCCAGAGATGCTCAGCAGACAGTGGCAGAAGGGAAGTGATGCCCATCAGGCCGAGCGAGACAGTGCTGATGGCCTCTTGGAGATCCTGAAGAGCTCCTGGGATGAGTCTTTGGATAAATCCCTGTTGGTGTCCTTCCTCACGGAGGAGATCAGCCAGCTTCTCACCCACTGCAGCAGGGAGGAGTTTGAGTGCAGGTACAGGACCCTCCGGGAGCTGGCTGACAGCTGGATCGGGCCCTACATCAAGGTGAAGCTTTAG
- the ZSWIM1 gene encoding zinc finger SWIM domain-containing protein 1 isoform X1 encodes MAQAPPGPSLRSLVAYELGESGSMASVSFQSAAMGGVFACFPRVLLVHRAGEPAGRALYIFLVAGPAPAQGGGMARVVHLAIPRGESAGSLARMYGAFRAFNPACAQTQLLLVDPDLPQRPALAQAFPAAEVQLSVFHLCKRLQVQIQQLTLEGRAERLILATLSDTMYAATKSNRRKMHALLRDLVTPDLLPRLHIDWLLDDEIWATHRERTWGESIYYLRDLEMVTQGLSEVFSAGLSLESCITSLAQHYQECVSKSPPDAVMCSAPHPHHHAVQVAPQSLPASGLPLTPLVCQSKPSQSSVQASLTMIGGQQQQPVAASLTAGKSPVILLQSPLADPQFPRALQQQPEAPQALLQSEPVSPQFSLDPSSPAAKLEATENAEGDSNEEINRRTEECIKQSLRDICTEPAAWLCLSEFAVVQKSVQLIGTGEDALTIQVLEDAYTVDLKGLSSCTCHFNQVFQLPCRHILAVLNSDRKTLQPEMLSRQWQKGSDAHQAERDSADGLLEILKSSWDESLDKSLLVSFLTEEISQLLTHCSREEFECRSFQHPAVMCCATKPINRPCIAQELRLSLCQLWPPLPADRTVGLTLPEIRQGFG; translated from the exons aTGGCGCAGGCCCCGCCAGGCCCGAGCCTCCGCTCCCTGGTGGCCTACGAGCTGGGGGAGAGCGGCAGCATGGCCTCCGTCAGCTTCCAGAGCGCCGCCATGGGGGGCGTCTTTGCCTGCTTCCCCCGGGTGCTGCTGGTGCACCGGGCCGGTGAGCCGGCGGGCCGGGCCCTCTACATCTTCCTGGTGGCCGGGCCAGCCCCGGCGCAGGGGGGCGGCATGGCCAGGGTGGTGCATCTCGCCATCCCGCGGGGTGAGTCGGCGGGAAGCCTGGCCCGCATGTACGGGGCGTTCAGGGCCTTCAACCCCGCCTGTGCCCAGACCCAGCTCCTCCTGGTGGACCCCGACCTCCCCCAGCGGCCAGCACTCGCTCAGGCCTTTCCCGCGGCAGAGGTGCAGCTCTCCGTCTTCCACCTCTGCAAGCGCCTGCAGGTGCAGATCCAGCAGCTGACCTTGGAGGGCCGTGCTGAGCGCCTGATCCTGGCCACCCTGAGCGACACCATGTACGCAGCCACCAAGAGCAACCGCAGGAAGATGCATGCCCTCCTGAGGGACCTCGTGACACCAGACTTGCTACCTCGGCTCCATATTGACTGGCTGCTTGATGATGAGATCTGGGCCACACACagggaaaggacctggggggagAGCATTTACTACTTGAGGGACCTGGAGATGGTCACCCAGGGGCTAAGCGAGGTTTTCAGCGCTGGGCTCTCTCTGGAGAGCTGCATCACCTCCTTAGCCCAGCACTACCAAGAGTGTGTTTCTAAGAGCCCTCCTGATGCTGTGAtgtgctctgctccccatcctcATCACCATGCTGTTCAGGTAGCTCCTCAAAGCCTACCTGCCTCAGGTCTACCTCTCACTCCTCTGGTGTGCCAGAGTAAGCCATCTCAGAGCTCTGTCCAGGCCTCCCTCACCATGATAGgaggtcagcagcagcagccagtggCAGCCTCTCTCACAGCTGGTAAGAGTCCTGTGATTCTTCTCCAGAGTCCACTGGCAGATCCTCAGTTCCCCAGggctcttcagcagcagccagaagctCCCCAGGCTCTCCTCCAGAGCGAGCCTGTGAGCCCTCAGTTCTCATTAGATCCTTCATCTCCTGCAGCTAAACTGGAGGCCACAGAAAACGCAGAGGGTGACAGCAATGAGGAGATTAACCGAAGGACTGAAGAATGCATCAAGCAGTCTTTGAGGGATATTTGTACGGAGCCAGCTGCCTGGCTGTGCCTGAGTGAGTTTGCAGTGGTTCAGAAGTCTGTGCAGCTGATAGGCACAGGGGAGGATGCCCTCACCATACAGGTCCTGGAGGATGCCTACACGGTGGACCTGAAAGGCCTGAGCAGCTGCACTTGCCACTTCAACCAGGTCTTCCAGCTGCCCTGCCGGCACATCCTGGCTGTGCTGAATTCGGACAGGAAGACCTTGCAGCCAGAGATGCTCAGCAGACAGTGGCAGAAGGGAAGTGATGCCCATCAGGCCGAGCGAGACAGTGCTGATGGCCTCTTGGAGATCCTGAAGAGCTCCTGGGATGAGTCTTTGGATAAATCCCTGTTGGTGTCCTTCCTCACGGAGGAGATCAGCCAGCTTCTCACCCACTGCAGCAGGGAGGAGTTTGAGTGCAG GTCCTTCCAGCATCCAGCTGTGATGTGTTGTGCAACAAAGCCAATAAATCGGCCTTGTATCGCTCAGGAGCTGCGTCTGTCTCTGTGCCAGCTGTGGCCACCCCTCCCTGCTGACAGGACGGTGGGGCTCACTCTGCCTGAGATCAGGCAGGGCTTTGGATAG
- the NEURL2 gene encoding neuralized-like protein 2 encodes MASRCRLAARFHRVHGTNVRLDASRTRATRVESFANGLCFSQEPLAPGQIFLVEIEEKELGWCGHLRVGLTAHDPQSLEVVPEYSLPDLVNMGDTWVFAITRSHNRVTEDGEGARAQGSPWEPFLLIERVRIPRDTLVGRSKPGRYSHILDDLFKMNVLPATARRSRIGVLYAPQPDGTADMHIVINGEDMGPSARRLPTTRPLYAVVDVFASTKSVRVIPVEYGFPSLQTLCRLVIQKHIVHRLAIDGLDLPPPLKSFCKHE; translated from the exons ATGGCGTCCCGGTGCCGCCTCGCCGCGCGCTTCCACCGCGTCCACGGCACCAACGTCCGCCTGGACGCCTCGCGCACGCGGGCCACGCGGGTGGAGAGCTTCGCCAACGGGCTCTGCTTCAGCCAGGAGCCGCTGGCGCCCGGGCAGATCTTTCTGGTGGAGATcgaggagaaggagctgggctGGTGCGGGCACCTGCGCGTGGGGCTGACGGCCCACGACCCCCAGAGCCTGGAGGTGGTGCCCGAGTATTCGCTGCCGGACCTGGTCAACATGGGGGACACCTGGGTGTTCGCCATCACCCGGAGCCACAACCGCGTCacggaggatggggagggggcgcGGGCGCAGGGTTCCCCGTGGGAGCCCTTTCTGCTGATCGAGCGGGTGAGGATCCCCCGTGACACGCTGGTAGGACGCAGCAAGCCCGGGCGCTACAGCCACATCTTGGATGACCTGTTCAAGATGAACGTGCTGCCCGCGACTGCCCGGCGCAGCCGGATCGGCGTGCTGTACGCCCCACAGCCCGACGGCACTGCTGACATGCACATCGTCATCAACGGAGAGGACATGGGGCCGAGCGCCAGGCGCCTGCCCACCACCCGCCCGCTCTACGCTGTGGTCGACGTCTTCGCCTCCACCAAGAGCGTCCGGGTCATCCCGGTGGAATACGGCT TTCCCTCGCTGCAGACCCTCTGCCGGCTGGTCATCCAGAAGCACATTGTCCACCGCCTGGCCATCGACGGGCTGGACCTGCCCCCGCCGCTGAAGAGCTTCTGCAAACATGAGTGA
- the CTSA gene encoding lysosomal protective protein isoform X1, giving the protein MCPPGPPPPARAAPGAAEMGPVLLCALLLLGLSRAAPPGHEVTFLPGLAKQPSFRHFSGYLCAGPGKHLHYWFVEAQSNPQSSPLVLWLNGGPGCSSMEGFLKEHGPFLIQPDGVTLKYNDYAWNKIANVLYVESPAGVGFSYSDDKKYATNDTEVAHNNYLALKDFLRLFPEYSKNDLFLTGESYGGVYIPTLAEWVMQDPSLNLKGIAVGNGLSSYEINDNSLVYFAYYHGLLGTELWKDLQAFCCSQGKCNFHDNSNLNCTLKMEETIQIIEESGLNIYNLYAPCDGGVPGSMRYEGDSLITHDLGNSFIRMPMKFSWRQNLFRMPVARNKVRMDPPCTNSTAPRTYLNCPEVRKALHISPDAPEWQVCSFEVNRSYKRLYMQMNDQYLKLLGATKYRILVYNGDVDMACNFLGDEWFVDSLCQKVQVARRPWLYTEGGVNQIGGFVKEFTNIAFLTVKGAGHMVPTDRPLAAFTMFSRFIKNEPY; this is encoded by the exons ATGTGCCCGCCGGGACCGCCGCCGCCTGCGAGAGCCGCGCCGGGAGCGGCCGAG ATGGGGCCGGTGCTGCTGtgcgcgctgctgctgctggggctgagccggGCCGCCCCCCCGGGCCACGAGGTGACCTTCCTGCCGGGGCTGGCCAAGCAACCCTCCTTCCGCCACTTCTCGGGCTACCTCTGCGCCGGGCCGGGCAAGCACCTGCACTACTG GTTTGTGGAGGCCCAGAGCAAcccccagagcagccccctgGTGCTGTGGCTGAACGGGGGCCCCGGCTGCAGCTCCATGGAAGGATTCCTGAAGGAGCACGGCCCCTTCCTG ATCCAGCCCGACGGGGTCACGCTGAAGTATAACGACTACGCCTGGAACAAG ATTGCCAATGTGCTCTACGTGGAGTCCCCCGCTGGTGTCGGCTTCTCGTACTCTGATGACAAGAAGTACGCCACAAATGACACCGAG GTCGCTCACAACAACTACCTGGCGCTGAAGGATTTCCTCCGGCTCTTCCCCGAGTACTCCAAGAACGATCTCTTCCTCACAGGGGAGAGCTATGGGGGGGTCTATATCCCCACGCTGGCGGAGTGGGTGATGCAGGACCCCAGTCTCAACCTGAAG GGAATCGCTGTGGGAAATGGCCTCTCCTCCTACGAGATCAATGACAACTCCCTGGTTTACTTTGCCTATTACCACGGCCTGCTGGGGACTGA GCTGTGGAAGGATTTGCAGGCCTTCTGCTGCTCCCAAGGGAAGTGCAACTTCCATGACAACTCCAACCTGAACTGCACGCTCAAG ATGGAGGAGACTATTCAGATCATAGAGGAGTCCGGCCTCAACATCTACAACCTCTACGCCCCGTGTGATGGCGGTGTTCCTGGGAGCATGAG GTATGAGGGTGACTCTCTCATCACACATGACCTGGGCAACTCCTTCATCCGGATGCCGATGAAGTTCTCCTGGCGGCAG AACCTGTTCCGGATGCCGGTAGCCCGGAATAAGGTCCGGATGGACCCTCCTTGCACGAACTCCACAGCCCCCAGGACATATCTAAACTGCCCGGAGGTGAGGAAGGCTCTCCACATCTCCCCTGACGCCCCGGAGTGGCAGGTGTGCAG CTTTGAGGTGAACCGCAGCTACAAGCGCCTGTACATGCAGATGAACGACCAGTACCTGAAGCTGCTTGGAGCCACG AAATACCGGATCCTGGTGTACAATGGGGATGTCGACATGGCCTGCAACTTCCTTGGGGATGAGTGGTTTGTGGATTCGCTGTGCCAGAAG GTGCAGGTAGCTCGCCGGCCCTGGCTCTACACTGAAGGAGGCGTGAACCAGATCGGGGGCTTCGTGAAGGAATTCACCAACATCGCCTTCCTCACCGTCAAG GGAGCCGG